The Psychrosphaera ytuae genome includes a region encoding these proteins:
- a CDS encoding STAS domain-containing protein yields MTMSMSVQGQVLTVTGDLDRFVLGNTKHYQFPAVSGDVTVDLAKVTSVDTAGLAWVLKLVGFYKSRQQAVLISNEPQQLIALASISNALNLLPLKNS; encoded by the coding sequence ATGACCATGTCGATGTCTGTCCAAGGTCAGGTGTTAACAGTGACTGGAGACCTAGATCGGTTTGTATTGGGTAACACCAAACATTACCAATTTCCGGCCGTGTCAGGTGATGTCACGGTCGACTTGGCCAAAGTGACGAGCGTAGACACAGCAGGCCTAGCTTGGGTCTTAAAGCTTGTTGGCTTTTATAAAAGCAGACAGCAAGCCGTTCTTATTAGCAACGAGCCACAGCAATTAATTGCATTGGCTAGTATTAGCAACGCATTAAATTTGTTACCATTGAAGAATTCTTAA
- the mlaE gene encoding lipid asymmetry maintenance ABC transporter permease subunit MlaE — protein MRVFQSLGRKTIDRTASMGRAAMMLSGAIFGRFNPIRAFPLFLKQVYVVGVLSLIIILVSGLFIGMVLALQGYTVLIDYGAEESLGPMVSLALLRELGPVVTALLFAGRAGSALTAEIGLMKATEQLTSLEMMAVDPIKRVVAPRFWAGVFSMPILALLFSSVGILGGHIVGVEWLGVDHGSFWSIMQANVDFTKDILNGVIKSVVFAFVVTWIALYRGYDAIPTSEGISQATTRTVVQSSLAVLGLDFVLTALMFGA, from the coding sequence ATGAGAGTATTTCAATCATTAGGAAGAAAAACCATAGACAGAACCGCTTCGATGGGGCGGGCTGCTATGATGCTATCAGGCGCTATTTTTGGACGTTTTAATCCGATTCGTGCGTTTCCGCTGTTTTTAAAACAGGTTTATGTTGTTGGCGTTTTGTCTCTTATCATCATTCTAGTATCAGGCCTATTTATCGGTATGGTATTAGCGCTTCAAGGTTACACTGTACTTATCGATTACGGTGCAGAAGAAAGTTTAGGGCCAATGGTTTCGTTGGCGTTATTAAGAGAATTAGGGCCAGTGGTTACCGCGCTGCTATTTGCGGGTCGAGCGGGTTCAGCTCTGACCGCAGAAATTGGCTTGATGAAAGCGACAGAACAGCTGACGTCACTGGAGATGATGGCTGTTGACCCGATTAAACGAGTGGTCGCTCCGCGTTTTTGGGCTGGTGTGTTTAGTATGCCAATATTGGCTTTATTATTTTCGTCAGTCGGTATTTTAGGTGGTCACATCGTGGGTGTTGAATGGCTTGGCGTTGACCATGGAAGCTTCTGGTCAATTATGCAAGCTAATGTCGACTTCACTAAAGATATTTTAAACGGTGTGATCAAAAGTGTTGTGTTTGCGTTTGTTGTTACCTGGATAGCGTTATATCGAGGTTATGATGCAATTCCTACTTCAGAAGGGATCAGTCAAGCAACAACTCGTACCGTGGTTCAGTCTTCATTAGCCGTTTTGGGTTTAGATTTTGTGTTAACTGCCCTTATGTTTGGCGCTTAA
- a CDS encoding hydrogen peroxide-inducible genes activator, producing MISLKQLTYALAVQQTMHFKKAADACNVSQSALSTAITELEKQLGIQVFERNNKQVLVTPAGELLLKKAQDIKLQVDELYQLSQINKAPLTAPMSIGVIPTIGPYLLPKVLPAVRENHPKLQLHLVEDQSHVLVDMVRKGDLDCAILALPYDIEGLMAFEFWQEDFYWVSHKDECPRNLKEITSKEMEIERLMLLKDGHCLKDHALAACSMHQTKSNSPFDSTSLTTIIQMVAGKMGTTLVPEMALDQLITKQSELRAIHLGEPGPHRRIAFIIRPNYIGTPNIEALIKLFKQHL from the coding sequence ATGATTTCACTCAAGCAGCTAACATACGCACTAGCCGTACAACAAACGATGCACTTTAAAAAAGCCGCTGACGCTTGCAACGTCTCTCAGTCGGCACTGAGTACAGCAATCACAGAATTAGAAAAGCAGCTGGGGATTCAGGTATTCGAACGAAATAACAAGCAGGTATTGGTCACGCCTGCAGGCGAGCTGTTATTAAAGAAAGCACAGGATATTAAACTTCAAGTCGACGAGCTTTATCAATTATCTCAAATCAACAAGGCACCACTGACCGCACCGATGAGCATTGGCGTTATCCCAACTATTGGTCCGTATTTGTTACCCAAAGTGTTACCTGCAGTTCGCGAAAACCACCCTAAACTACAGCTTCATTTAGTCGAAGATCAATCACACGTATTGGTTGATATGGTCAGAAAAGGTGATTTGGATTGTGCGATTTTGGCATTGCCTTATGACATTGAAGGGTTGATGGCGTTTGAGTTTTGGCAAGAAGACTTTTATTGGGTGTCGCACAAAGACGAATGTCCTCGTAACTTAAAAGAGATCACCAGCAAAGAAATGGAAATTGAGCGGTTAATGTTGTTAAAAGACGGACACTGCTTAAAAGATCATGCCCTGGCCGCTTGTTCGATGCACCAGACAAAGAGCAACTCGCCATTTGACTCAACGAGTTTAACGACCATTATTCAAATGGTGGCCGGAAAAATGGGGACAACTCTCGTACCAGAAATGGCCCTTGATCAACTCATCACCAAACAATCAGAGCTGCGAGCTATTCACTTAGGTGAGCCTGGTCCGCACCGTCGAATTGCCTTTATTATTCGTCCAAATTACATTGGCACGCCAAACATCGAAGCGCTTATCAAGCTGTTTAAGCAACACCTGTAA
- a CDS encoding BolA family protein, with translation MDIDKIKQVLTEQLELTEVIVKSDGSHYQITAVGDCFESLSRVKQQQLVYKPLLASIADGSMHAVSIKTYTPQAWEKDKKLQSLL, from the coding sequence ATGGATATAGATAAAATCAAACAGGTGTTAACTGAGCAGTTAGAGTTAACCGAAGTTATCGTAAAATCAGATGGTTCTCACTATCAAATCACTGCCGTAGGTGATTGTTTTGAATCTCTTTCTCGTGTAAAACAACAACAGCTAGTATACAAACCTTTACTTGCGAGTATCGCTGACGGTAGCATGCATGCTGTTAGTATTAAAACGTACACGCCTCAAGCGTGGGAAAAAGACAAAAAACTTCAATCACTGCTGTAG
- the mlaF gene encoding phospholipid ABC transporter ATP-binding protein MlaF, whose product MLVEIKNVTFSRGDRVIYDNVSLSVPKGKITAIMGPSGIGKTTMLRLIGGQLSPDSGDIFVDGQNIPKLNRSQLYKAREKMSMLFQSGALFTDMSVFDNVAFPIREHTNLPEDIVRSMVLLKLEAVGLRGARDLMPAELSGGMARRAALARSIALDPNLIMYDEPFVGQDPISMGVLVRLIRDLNTTLNLTSIIVSHDVKEVMDIADYIFIMADKRVIGHGSRDELLNSDSELVKQFLKGEADGPVPFHYAAEPLAQDVMMEVK is encoded by the coding sequence ATGCTGGTAGAGATCAAAAATGTGACATTTTCTCGTGGCGACCGCGTTATCTACGACAATGTAAGTTTGTCAGTGCCCAAAGGTAAGATCACCGCAATCATGGGGCCAAGCGGAATCGGCAAAACCACCATGTTACGCTTAATCGGCGGACAGCTCTCACCCGATTCTGGGGACATATTTGTCGACGGCCAAAACATTCCAAAACTCAACCGTTCTCAATTGTACAAAGCTCGTGAAAAAATGAGCATGCTATTTCAAAGTGGTGCATTGTTTACTGACATGTCCGTTTTTGACAATGTTGCGTTTCCGATCCGCGAACATACAAATCTTCCTGAAGACATAGTTCGCTCTATGGTGTTATTGAAGTTAGAGGCAGTTGGTTTGCGCGGTGCTCGTGATTTAATGCCTGCAGAGCTATCAGGTGGCATGGCACGTCGCGCGGCACTCGCTCGGTCTATCGCTTTAGATCCTAATTTAATCATGTACGATGAGCCTTTTGTCGGACAGGACCCCATTTCTATGGGCGTGTTGGTGCGATTGATTCGCGACCTTAACACTACGCTCAATCTTACCAGTATTATTGTTTCTCATGACGTAAAAGAAGTTATGGACATCGCCGACTATATATTCATCATGGCGGACAAACGGGTTATCGGTCACGGTTCACGTGATGAGTTGTTAAATAGTGATTCTGAGTTAGTAAAACAATTCTTGAAGGGCGAAGCTGACGGACCTGTGCCGTTTCATTATGCCGCTGAGCCACTAGCACAAGACGTTATGATGGAAGTCAAATGA
- the ahpC gene encoding alkyl hydroperoxide reductase subunit C codes for MSLIGKSIPDFKAQAFHNGEFVEVTSEDVKGKWGIFLFYPADFTFVCPTELEDMANQYEELQGLGVEVYAVSTDTHFSHKAWHDSSDAIGKIKFPMLGDQTGHITRGFDVMIEEDHMADRGTFLVDPDGIIQVAEIHAGGIGRSAKDMVRKVKAAQYVRDNDGEVCPAAWEQGQQTLTPSLDLVGKI; via the coding sequence ATGTCTTTAATCGGTAAATCAATTCCAGACTTCAAAGCACAAGCATTCCACAATGGTGAATTTGTAGAAGTAACATCAGAAGATGTGAAAGGTAAGTGGGGTATCTTTTTGTTCTACCCAGCGGATTTCACGTTTGTTTGTCCTACTGAGTTAGAAGATATGGCTAACCAATACGAAGAACTACAAGGCTTAGGTGTTGAGGTTTATGCAGTATCAACTGATACGCACTTCTCGCACAAAGCATGGCACGACTCAAGCGACGCTATTGGCAAAATCAAGTTCCCAATGTTAGGTGACCAAACTGGCCACATCACTCGCGGTTTCGACGTAATGATTGAAGAAGACCACATGGCTGACCGCGGTACGTTCTTAGTAGACCCTGACGGTATCATCCAAGTTGCAGAAATTCACGCTGGTGGTATCGGCCGCTCTGCAAAAGACATGGTACGTAAAGTTAAAGCCGCTCAGTACGTTCGTGATAACGACGGTGAAGTATGTCCAGCTGCATGGGAGCAAGGTCAACAAACACTTACTCCAAGCTTAGATTTAGTTGGCAAAATTTAA
- the lptC gene encoding LPS export ABC transporter periplasmic protein LptC — MPKKLLVLLIFIGISIYLWYPAFNTTEQAASNTDPVLVPDFTAKLLHQELFDHTGNLKQEVFSQKMEHFADLDLTYFEQPEFIIYQNDSPYWRLSAKVGNMQDGKLTLDENVQMLQLDNNELVNSIETSFLEIDLNSQFVTTDKMFVIKGQRTTITGYGLNADLKEGRVKMTKHVQTILKGNQ; from the coding sequence ATGCCAAAGAAATTACTCGTCCTTCTTATTTTTATCGGGATCAGTATTTATCTGTGGTATCCCGCTTTTAATACAACGGAACAAGCGGCCAGTAATACGGACCCTGTGTTAGTGCCAGATTTTACTGCAAAGCTTCTACATCAGGAGTTGTTTGATCACACTGGCAATTTAAAACAAGAAGTCTTCTCGCAAAAGATGGAGCATTTTGCCGATTTAGATCTAACCTACTTTGAACAACCCGAATTTATTATTTACCAAAACGACAGTCCCTATTGGCGACTGTCTGCCAAAGTCGGCAACATGCAAGATGGTAAATTGACCTTGGATGAAAACGTCCAAATGTTACAGTTAGACAACAACGAGCTGGTTAATTCTATCGAAACCAGTTTTCTAGAAATCGATTTAAATTCACAATTCGTCACAACCGATAAAATGTTTGTTATTAAAGGACAAAGAACAACCATTACCGGATATGGACTCAATGCTGATTTGAAAGAAGGCAGAGTTAAAATGACGAAACACGTACAAACCATTCTGAAAGGAAATCAATAA
- the mlaC gene encoding phospholipid-binding protein MlaC, giving the protein MKRISIAALFIVLAGFLSPAAVADHNANDPFKLVREVADGLFSRIANEQAQIKQNPEVLRTIVAEELAPSINHKYAAAMVLGRYRNDTTEEQREKYYDAFQKYLIATYAGILTLYDDQQVVFEPAYAIDGQKIVVVKTRVLDEGKPDIRIDFKLRKNSKTDEWSAYDMVAEGISVLDSKRAELQGLIRQQGLDSVTALLLEKAEKPIEKKELGV; this is encoded by the coding sequence ATGAAACGTATTAGTATTGCCGCGTTATTTATTGTTTTAGCTGGTTTTTTATCACCAGCAGCAGTCGCTGATCACAATGCCAATGACCCATTTAAATTGGTTCGTGAAGTTGCCGACGGATTGTTTAGTCGTATTGCCAATGAACAAGCTCAAATAAAACAAAACCCAGAAGTCTTGCGTACGATCGTCGCTGAGGAGTTGGCACCATCGATAAACCACAAGTATGCTGCCGCCATGGTACTGGGCCGTTATCGCAACGATACGACGGAAGAGCAACGCGAAAAATATTACGATGCGTTTCAAAAATACTTAATTGCTACCTATGCAGGGATTTTAACCTTGTATGACGATCAACAAGTGGTATTTGAACCGGCTTACGCAATTGATGGCCAAAAGATCGTGGTAGTAAAAACTCGCGTGTTGGACGAAGGCAAACCTGACATCCGAATCGACTTTAAACTTCGTAAAAACTCCAAAACCGATGAGTGGAGTGCCTACGATATGGTCGCTGAAGGTATTTCAGTTTTGGACAGCAAACGCGCAGAGCTTCAGGGTTTAATTCGCCAGCAAGGGTTAGATTCTGTGACGGCTTTACTGCTAGAAAAAGCCGAAAAGCCAATTGAAAAGAAAGAATTAGGGGTCTAG
- a CDS encoding KpsF/GutQ family sugar-phosphate isomerase: MTDFIQSALRVIDIEKQAIEGLVQSCDQHFSEACETILKGQGRVVVTGMGKSGHIANKIAATLASTGSPAFYVHPGEASHGDLGMFTKQDVVLALSNSGETAELVSLLPVLKRIGCSIISMTGNPNSTLAKNSDIHLYAGVEKEACPLGLAPTASTTASLVLGDALAVSLLEARGFTAEDFALSHPGGSLGRKLLLTNSDIMHSDERLPLVTQQATVKEAVFEMSAKGLGMTGVVDQQGILVGIFTDGDLRRWMDKDQVNLSTVITEVMTKNSVTSKPATLAAETLSLMEQKKISALFIVDAQHKPLGALNMHDMLKAGVI; this comes from the coding sequence ATGACGGATTTCATTCAATCAGCATTGCGCGTTATTGATATTGAAAAACAGGCTATTGAAGGATTGGTTCAGTCTTGTGACCAACATTTTTCAGAAGCTTGCGAGACAATCTTAAAAGGCCAAGGGCGGGTTGTTGTAACCGGCATGGGCAAGTCAGGTCATATCGCCAATAAAATTGCCGCGACCCTCGCCAGTACCGGCAGTCCGGCATTTTATGTACACCCTGGTGAAGCCAGTCATGGCGACTTAGGTATGTTTACCAAGCAAGATGTTGTTTTGGCATTGTCGAACAGCGGTGAAACAGCCGAGTTAGTTTCTCTACTGCCCGTCCTCAAGCGAATCGGCTGTAGCATCATCTCTATGACCGGAAACCCCAATTCAACCCTAGCGAAAAACAGCGACATTCACCTTTATGCAGGTGTCGAAAAAGAAGCGTGTCCACTAGGCCTAGCGCCAACAGCTTCAACAACCGCTAGTTTAGTACTCGGTGATGCGTTAGCAGTAAGTTTATTAGAAGCTCGTGGCTTTACTGCCGAAGATTTTGCCTTAAGTCACCCTGGTGGGTCTCTGGGCCGTAAGTTATTACTTACCAACTCAGATATTATGCACAGCGACGAACGCTTACCTCTCGTCACTCAGCAGGCCACAGTAAAAGAAGCCGTATTCGAAATGTCCGCCAAAGGCTTAGGTATGACAGGTGTTGTAGACCAACAAGGCATTTTAGTTGGCATCTTTACCGATGGTGACCTTCGACGTTGGATGGATAAAGATCAAGTAAATCTCAGCACTGTAATAACTGAGGTAATGACCAAAAACTCAGTAACAAGTAAACCCGCTACTTTAGCTGCAGAAACACTATCCTTAATGGAACAAAAGAAGATCAGTGCTTTATTTATTGTCGATGCTCAACACAAGCCTCTCGGCGCATTAAACATGCACGACATGCTAAAAGCAGGGGTTATCTAA
- the lptA gene encoding lipopolysaccharide transport periplasmic protein LptA has product MTIKQFAIALGLTLLSTFNALASDDLTIDAQEQDLNFKKNTMFFKGNVQINQGSMKIKADELYVITKDGAAEKLIAKGSPATFSQSSSEGDELEANATEVIYLVNERILELRGSAKYRQGGSVVDSANGNITFDLENKRVKAVGGTENNGRVTTTIKIKPKTNNEKDSGND; this is encoded by the coding sequence ATGACGATAAAACAATTTGCTATAGCCCTGGGTTTGACTCTGTTATCTACTTTTAATGCATTGGCGTCAGATGACCTGACTATCGATGCACAAGAGCAAGACTTAAACTTTAAAAAGAACACTATGTTTTTCAAAGGTAATGTTCAGATCAACCAAGGTTCGATGAAAATCAAAGCGGATGAGCTATATGTCATCACAAAAGACGGTGCCGCCGAAAAATTGATCGCAAAAGGCAGTCCAGCTACCTTTTCACAGAGCAGTTCAGAAGGCGATGAACTAGAAGCGAACGCGACAGAAGTCATCTATTTGGTCAACGAGCGAATTCTTGAATTGAGAGGCTCTGCAAAGTATCGTCAAGGCGGTTCTGTGGTTGATAGTGCAAACGGTAACATTACATTCGATTTAGAAAACAAACGCGTTAAAGCAGTTGGTGGCACCGAGAACAATGGTCGTGTTACAACAACCATCAAAATCAAGCCAAAAACAAATAACGAAAAAGATTCAGGTAACGATTAA
- the mlaD gene encoding outer membrane lipid asymmetry maintenance protein MlaD produces the protein MTSRKVEILVGFFVALGIAAVLFLALNVASQGVTGSGETYQLKAKFSNIGGLKVRSAVKVGGVVVGRVESIELDPVDYAPVATLAIDAKYDNFPDTSSVAILTSGLLGEQYLGLVPGFIDETVEILKDGDYIEDTKSALVLEELIGQFLFNQGSDD, from the coding sequence ATGACATCTCGTAAAGTAGAAATATTAGTTGGATTTTTTGTTGCGCTGGGAATTGCCGCAGTGCTGTTTTTGGCCCTAAATGTAGCGAGTCAAGGTGTGACAGGCTCGGGCGAAACCTATCAACTCAAAGCTAAGTTCAGCAACATAGGTGGGCTTAAAGTACGCTCTGCCGTAAAAGTAGGTGGTGTTGTCGTTGGCCGTGTTGAGTCAATCGAGTTAGACCCAGTCGATTATGCGCCAGTAGCGACCTTGGCCATTGATGCCAAATACGATAATTTTCCAGATACCAGCTCGGTTGCTATTTTAACTTCAGGTTTATTAGGCGAGCAGTACCTCGGCTTAGTACCTGGTTTTATTGATGAAACCGTCGAAATCTTAAAAGATGGTGATTACATTGAAGACACCAAGTCAGCTTTAGTACTCGAAGAGCTAATTGGTCAATTCTTATTTAATCAAGGGAGCGATGATTAA
- the kdsC gene encoding 3-deoxy-manno-octulosonate-8-phosphatase KdsC: protein MELFGQWYQPVTTEVINKAKQLKLLICDIDGIFSDGSVYMGNSGEEIKAFNTKDGFGLKALMNSGVEVAVITGRKSEIVARRMASLGVKYVYQGMETKLIGYQELCKDLNVSAEQVGFIGDDFPDLPVMRKVGLSVSVSDGHPYVKQVADYVTVTGGGKGAVRELTDLIIMAQQGEHYLTSTVAGTSS, encoded by the coding sequence ATGGAATTATTTGGACAGTGGTATCAGCCCGTCACTACAGAAGTGATCAACAAAGCCAAACAATTAAAACTCCTGATATGTGATATTGATGGTATTTTTTCTGATGGCTCTGTGTATATGGGCAATAGCGGTGAAGAAATCAAAGCCTTTAACACTAAAGATGGCTTTGGGCTCAAAGCTCTAATGAACTCTGGCGTTGAAGTTGCAGTTATAACAGGCAGAAAATCTGAAATTGTCGCCCGCCGTATGGCAAGTTTAGGCGTTAAATACGTCTACCAAGGCATGGAAACCAAACTGATTGGCTACCAAGAATTGTGCAAAGACCTCAACGTCAGCGCTGAACAAGTAGGCTTTATCGGCGATGACTTTCCGGATTTACCTGTGATGCGAAAAGTAGGTTTGTCGGTATCTGTTAGCGACGGTCACCCATACGTCAAACAAGTTGCCGATTACGTTACGGTAACAGGCGGTGGTAAAGGCGCTGTCCGAGAATTAACGGACCTTATTATCATGGCACAACAAGGCGAGCATTACCTAACCTCCACTGTTGCAGGAACCAGCAGCTAA
- a CDS encoding calcium/sodium antiporter, with product MLIASVILIISFAVLVWSADKFVYGASGFARNLGISPMIIGLTIVAMGSSAPEIMVSANAALKGATDTSVGNAIGSNITNILLVLGLTTLVRPILVSSTTLKREMPILLGFTLLAWWVLSDNYLSFNEGLLLFILFFGFIGFLIYLSKRPSQEPDPLIADSEDDIPEGLPTSHAVFWVVAGLILLPLSAHFLVDAAVEIAQYFGISELVIGLTIIALGTSLPELAASVAGVLKGEDDMAIGNVIGSNIFNILAVLSAGALIHPSAIDPAAASRDVFVMIGATLLLLVMAMSFGKRTRRINRIEGGILFIAFLGYQYLLFS from the coding sequence ATGCTAATCGCTTCAGTAATACTGATCATTTCTTTCGCTGTGTTGGTATGGAGCGCCGACAAATTTGTTTATGGAGCCTCTGGTTTTGCTCGAAATTTAGGTATTTCGCCTATGATCATCGGTTTAACCATAGTAGCAATGGGCTCTTCTGCACCTGAAATTATGGTTTCAGCTAATGCTGCCTTAAAAGGCGCTACAGATACGTCTGTAGGTAATGCAATTGGCTCCAATATTACCAACATACTACTTGTTCTTGGTTTGACCACATTAGTAAGGCCAATTTTGGTATCTTCAACCACGTTAAAACGCGAAATGCCAATTTTACTTGGTTTTACTTTACTCGCATGGTGGGTGTTAAGCGATAACTACCTTTCTTTTAATGAAGGTCTACTACTCTTTATTCTGTTTTTTGGATTTATTGGCTTTTTAATTTATTTGTCCAAACGTCCAAGCCAAGAGCCAGACCCACTCATTGCCGATAGCGAAGACGACATTCCTGAGGGACTACCGACATCTCACGCTGTATTTTGGGTTGTTGCAGGTTTAATTTTATTACCGTTAAGTGCCCACTTTTTAGTCGACGCCGCGGTAGAAATTGCTCAGTACTTTGGCATTAGTGAGTTGGTTATTGGTTTAACAATTATTGCATTAGGGACCAGCTTGCCTGAGCTTGCAGCAAGTGTTGCAGGTGTTTTGAAAGGCGAAGATGACATGGCAATTGGTAATGTGATCGGCTCTAACATCTTCAATATTTTAGCCGTTTTATCCGCCGGTGCGCTTATTCATCCAAGTGCGATTGATCCTGCCGCTGCCTCTCGTGACGTTTTTGTAATGATAGGTGCAACACTACTATTGCTTGTTATGGCAATGAGTTTTGGCAAGCGTACTCGCCGTATTAATCGCATCGAAGGCGGCATTTTGTTTATCGCTTTCCTAGGCTATCAATACCTACTGTTTAGTTAA
- the murA gene encoding UDP-N-acetylglucosamine 1-carboxyvinyltransferase has translation MEKLLIKGGNPLMGEVTISGAKNAALPILISSILSSEPCVFKNVPDLRDITFTCQLLEQFGTKVENKGKEIHIDAGPINSTHAPYELVHRMRASILVLGPLLARFGHAEVSLPGGCAIGARPVDLHIEGLKKLGAEITVEAGYVNAKVDGRLKGARIYMSTISVGATENLMMAAVLAEGTTILENAAREPEIVDLAVCLNKMGAKITGAGSNNIVIEGVESLTGCEHTVLPDRIETGTFLVAAAVTGGHVVCKNTDYRLVEPVIEKLRDANALVSWDEDSITIDMRGRELKAVNIKTLPHPGFPTDMQAQFTILNVVANGVGTITETIFENRFMHVPELRRMGANIQLEGNTAICPESSRLTGAQVVSTDLRASASLVIAGLIAEGTTQLDEVFHIDRGYENIEQKFVALGADITRVDD, from the coding sequence ATGGAAAAATTGCTTATCAAAGGTGGCAACCCTTTAATGGGAGAAGTCACTATCTCAGGCGCCAAAAATGCAGCGCTACCTATTCTTATCAGCTCTATTCTTTCGTCTGAGCCTTGCGTATTCAAAAATGTACCTGATTTACGTGATATCACTTTTACTTGCCAGCTATTAGAGCAATTCGGCACCAAAGTCGAAAACAAAGGCAAAGAGATCCACATTGACGCAGGGCCAATTAACTCTACCCATGCGCCTTATGAGCTAGTACACAGAATGCGTGCGTCAATCCTTGTATTAGGGCCATTGTTGGCGCGATTTGGTCATGCAGAAGTTTCGTTACCAGGTGGCTGTGCTATCGGTGCACGACCTGTAGATCTTCACATTGAAGGTTTGAAAAAACTCGGTGCAGAAATTACCGTCGAAGCCGGTTATGTTAACGCCAAAGTAGACGGTCGTTTAAAAGGCGCTCGTATTTACATGAGTACAATCAGCGTTGGTGCCACAGAAAACCTAATGATGGCTGCAGTACTTGCCGAAGGTACAACGATTTTAGAAAACGCCGCACGTGAACCAGAAATTGTTGATTTGGCAGTTTGCCTAAACAAAATGGGTGCGAAGATCACAGGCGCAGGTAGTAATAATATTGTTATTGAAGGTGTTGAGTCACTAACAGGCTGTGAGCACACAGTGTTACCAGACAGAATCGAAACAGGTACGTTCTTAGTGGCGGCGGCAGTAACGGGCGGTCATGTAGTTTGTAAAAACACTGACTATCGTTTAGTAGAGCCAGTGATTGAAAAGCTAAGAGATGCCAACGCATTAGTGAGTTGGGATGAGGATAGCATCACCATCGATATGCGTGGACGTGAGCTCAAAGCTGTAAACATAAAAACTTTGCCTCACCCAGGCTTTCCAACGGATATGCAGGCGCAGTTCACTATTTTGAATGTGGTGGCAAATGGAGTTGGTACCATTACCGAAACAATTTTTGAAAACCGCTTTATGCACGTTCCTGAATTACGTCGTATGGGAGCCAATATCCAACTAGAAGGCAATACGGCAATTTGTCCAGAGTCGAGCCGTCTGACAGGTGCTCAAGTTGTATCGACGGACCTTCGCGCTTCGGCGAGTTTGGTTATTGCAGGCTTGATAGCCGAAGGCACTACGCAACTTGATGAAGTGTTTCATATTGACCGAGGCTACGAAAACATAGAACAAAAGTTTGTTGCGTTAGGTGCGGATATTACACGCGTCGACGATTAA